CTAGAAATATTTTCTTTTATTGCAGGAAAGGTTGTCGTATTCAGTGCATTTGGTCTTTTGGCATGGATGTTCGGTCAAGCATTCGAATCGAAGATGACAGAGTACTTTCCGCTTTTCCGAAAGGCGATCGGTCCTCTCATTGTAGTCACAGGGCTTGTACTATTGGGAGTATTGAAACTGAGAATCTTTCAACGCATGACTATACATATACCGGTACGAATGCGAGAAGGGAAGGTTGGTTCTTTCCTTCTAGGTGCAAGTTTTTCACTTGCATTCTGCCCGACAATGTTTGTTCTGTTTTTCGTTTGGCTTATGCCAACCGTTTCGTCAACTTCGTATGGTTTTGTACTCCCCGCGGTTTTTGGAATCGCAACATCGTTCCCTCTCATTCTTCTATTCCTGATAATATGGCTTTTTGAAACAGATCGTCGCATCATGAGGAAGAGTGTGAAAATCGGTCGTGCTATTCAACGACTAGCGGGAGTGCTGCTTGTGTTGATCGGATTATTTGATACGTTGACTTATTGGGGGATCTAACTTTTTGACCATAGTAAATTGCTGTTTGTTATTAAGGAGTGTCATATATGTTCACTGATCTAAATTTATTTCTAGCATTTGGTGCAGGTCTTCTTAACTTCATATCACCCTGCACATTACCTCTCTACCCGGCGTTCCTTTCTTATATTACGGGCATGTCACTGGATGAATTGAAATCCGACAAAAGAAAGATACGGAAAAGCGGAATAGTGCACAC
The genomic region above belongs to Sporosarcina sp. Marseille-Q4943 and contains:
- a CDS encoding sulfite exporter TauE/SafE family protein, with the protein product MYGFLSKISQIITEPVTGLINAYADFPLMFALLLGVVGAVAPCQLTGNMSAITLYGNRTIQFKTDWLEIFSFIAGKVVVFSAFGLLAWMFGQAFESKMTEYFPLFRKAIGPLIVVTGLVLLGVLKLRIFQRMTIHIPVRMREGKVGSFLLGASFSLAFCPTMFVLFFVWLMPTVSSTSYGFVLPAVFGIATSFPLILLFLIIWLFETDRRIMRKSVKIGRAIQRLAGVLLVLIGLFDTLTYWGI